A genomic region of Erythrobacter sp. SCSIO 43205 contains the following coding sequences:
- a CDS encoding copper resistance protein B, with protein MKTPVFSSLASVAAVSVVAVPAAAQDHNHSAMAQQKGAGPQAAAKTKCEQEAEPHRAMGHQVAEDACGPAAQPEAATDHPSIDHSTMDHGSMTAQDDQSSMTMPMDAAGPSSSSAGHAEMDHGSMPQADADSSSMDHGQMDHSRMNHGQTGTQDMQGMDHSAMQMGSDDDIRLLPPPPEAGSGPARAAASIWGEDAMDEARRELIRETDGGIQFWFQGDRLEFRAREGGDGYLWDVQGYYGGDIDKFWFKSEGEGSFGEPIEGAEVQALWSRAIAPFFDFQAGVRQDLTGPERTHAVIGIQGLAPYQFEVDAAVFVSTKGDVTARIEAELDQRITQRLILQPRAELALSAQDISELGIGAGLDRIEAGLRLRYEFAREFAPYVGVSQEWRIGGSADFARAVGEDPSVTNYVVGVRFWF; from the coding sequence ATGAAGACTCCTGTCTTTAGCTCGCTCGCCTCGGTTGCGGCCGTTTCAGTTGTTGCGGTGCCCGCCGCGGCGCAGGATCACAATCATTCAGCAATGGCGCAGCAGAAGGGTGCCGGGCCGCAGGCCGCTGCCAAGACAAAGTGCGAGCAAGAAGCCGAGCCCCATCGCGCGATGGGGCATCAGGTAGCCGAAGATGCATGCGGACCCGCTGCCCAGCCTGAAGCTGCCACGGACCACCCTAGCATAGATCATTCTACCATGGATCATGGTTCGATGACCGCTCAGGATGATCAGTCGAGCATGACGATGCCGATGGATGCTGCCGGTCCAAGTTCGTCCTCCGCGGGCCACGCGGAAATGGATCACGGCTCGATGCCGCAGGCGGACGCCGATAGCTCGTCGATGGATCACGGGCAGATGGATCATAGCCGGATGAACCATGGGCAGACGGGCACGCAGGACATGCAGGGCATGGACCACTCGGCGATGCAGATGGGCTCGGACGATGATATCCGGTTGCTGCCGCCTCCTCCCGAGGCAGGTAGCGGCCCCGCGCGTGCGGCAGCTTCTATCTGGGGCGAGGACGCCATGGACGAAGCGCGGCGCGAACTCATCCGCGAGACCGATGGTGGCATCCAATTCTGGTTCCAGGGCGACCGGCTAGAATTCCGCGCCCGCGAAGGGGGCGACGGTTATCTTTGGGATGTTCAGGGCTATTATGGCGGCGATATCGACAAGTTCTGGTTCAAGTCGGAAGGCGAGGGCAGCTTCGGGGAGCCCATCGAGGGTGCCGAGGTCCAGGCGCTCTGGAGCCGCGCCATTGCACCCTTCTTCGATTTTCAGGCCGGTGTCCGCCAGGATCTGACTGGCCCCGAGCGCACCCATGCAGTGATCGGTATCCAAGGGCTCGCGCCTTACCAGTTCGAAGTCGATGCCGCAGTTTTCGTCTCCACCAAAGGCGATGTGACCGCACGGATCGAGGCTGAACTCGACCAGCGCATCACGCAGCGACTGATCCTCCAACCGAGAGCCGAACTCGCGCTTTCTGCGCAGGACATTTCGGAGCTGGGCATCGGTGCCGGTCTCGACCGGATCGAGGCGGGCCTGCGTCTGCGATACGAGTTCGCACGTGAGTTCGCACCCTATGTCGGCGTTTCGCAGGAATGGCGCATCGGCGGCAGCGCGGATTTTGCGCGGGCCGTCGGAGAGGATCCAAGCGTCACCAATTATGTCGTCGGCGTAAGGTTCTGGTTCTGA
- a CDS encoding nuclear transport factor 2 family protein has protein sequence MNKAVTRIVSTALALALMPTAASAQQMDHSSHAGHPMQAMDASVDDVAGAEDVLKAYRTALEARDADAMSALFAESSAIFENGKAEGSFANYMEHHLGPELHAIKSFTFSDPTLTVTRMGHMAYGYETYGYRIELEDGRVFERDGVATSVLSHDASGWKIVQYHSSSRAPRN, from the coding sequence ATGAACAAGGCTGTCACACGGATCGTATCGACCGCGCTCGCACTTGCGCTGATGCCAACGGCTGCATCGGCGCAGCAGATGGATCATTCATCCCATGCAGGCCACCCGATGCAAGCCATGGACGCTTCTGTCGACGATGTTGCGGGAGCGGAAGATGTGCTGAAGGCCTATCGCACTGCCCTGGAAGCACGCGATGCCGACGCGATGTCCGCGCTCTTCGCGGAATCGTCCGCAATTTTCGAAAACGGCAAGGCAGAGGGTAGCTTCGCAAACTATATGGAGCATCATCTCGGCCCCGAGCTTCATGCGATCAAGAGCTTCACCTTTTCCGATCCGACGCTGACCGTGACGCGTATGGGGCATATGGCTTATGGCTATGAAACTTACGGGTATCGGATCGAGCTGGAGGATGGGCGCGTATTCGAGCGTGATGGTGTTGCGACATCGGTACTCTCGCACGATGCTTCGGGCTGGAAAATTGTGCAGTACCATTCGTCATCGCGAGCACCGCGGAACTGA
- a CDS encoding PepSY domain-containing protein, which produces MTRSVKLRLHVLGSKIHKWLAILVGLQVLLWMGTGALMSFLDIKEVRSEHVVSREPQALSADAPLPAWVANKGNLAAVTMRSLDGEAVTEIQLIDGSVSLHDPATGRKLSPISAETAKSVALRAWTGPRTTIESARLVDEPVGTEFRGPFPAWQVTYGDEASTRIYVDASSGTVGAARSDTWRLFDFIWGLHIMDWTQRDRINSWWLLLFGIGGTVMALSGFVLLANRMPRLRVRKR; this is translated from the coding sequence GTGACGCGTTCGGTAAAGCTGCGCCTGCATGTGCTGGGCAGCAAGATTCACAAGTGGCTGGCGATTTTGGTCGGTCTTCAGGTTCTATTGTGGATGGGAACCGGTGCCTTGATGTCGTTTCTCGATATCAAGGAGGTTCGCTCCGAGCACGTCGTTTCGCGTGAACCACAAGCGCTGTCTGCCGACGCCCCGCTCCCTGCCTGGGTCGCAAACAAGGGCAACCTTGCTGCTGTGACGATGCGTTCGCTCGATGGCGAAGCGGTAACAGAGATCCAACTGATCGACGGAAGCGTTAGCCTGCACGATCCGGCGACCGGGCGAAAACTCTCGCCAATCTCGGCTGAGACAGCGAAATCGGTTGCCCTGCGCGCCTGGACTGGACCTCGAACGACGATCGAGTCCGCGCGACTTGTTGACGAGCCAGTGGGGACAGAATTTCGCGGACCTTTTCCGGCCTGGCAGGTCACATACGGGGACGAGGCTTCCACACGCATCTATGTCGATGCTTCGAGTGGTACAGTCGGGGCGGCACGCAGCGATACCTGGCGCCTGTTCGATTTCATCTGGGGCTTGCACATCATGGATTGGACCCAGCGTGACCGCATCAACAGCTGGTGGCTGCTCCTGTTTGGTATAGGCGGCACGGTCATGGCCCTGTCGGGCTTTGTTCTCCTTGCAAACCGAATGCCAAGGCTGCGGGTTAGAAAGAGGTAG
- a CDS encoding helix-turn-helix domain-containing protein, with the protein MKSISIGELSKRSGVKITTVRYYERVGLMTKPERSAGGQRMYREDDVKRISFIKHSRHLGFSLDAIREMLQLQTTPAMDCSTANEIAETQLALVRQRIAQLTSLEKELERIAKACGGGAAADCKVIEALGDHSQCDTERHEKVEGL; encoded by the coding sequence ATGAAATCTATATCAATTGGGGAGCTTTCGAAGCGATCCGGCGTGAAGATCACGACGGTACGCTACTACGAGCGCGTGGGACTAATGACGAAACCCGAGCGCAGCGCCGGCGGGCAGAGAATGTACCGCGAAGATGATGTAAAGCGCATCAGCTTCATTAAGCATTCTCGCCATTTGGGCTTTTCTCTGGATGCCATTCGCGAGATGCTACAGCTTCAAACCACCCCAGCGATGGATTGTTCTACGGCGAACGAGATCGCTGAAACGCAGCTTGCGCTTGTCCGACAGCGCATCGCGCAACTCACATCTCTCGAAAAAGAGCTGGAGCGTATCGCCAAAGCTTGCGGCGGTGGGGCCGCAGCGGATTGCAAGGTTATCGAAGCTCTCGGCGATCACAGCCAATGTGACACCGAGCGGCACGAGAAGGTCGAGGGGCTCTGA